One genomic segment of Panicum virgatum strain AP13 chromosome 2N, P.virgatum_v5, whole genome shotgun sequence includes these proteins:
- the LOC120661105 gene encoding diacylglycerol kinase theta-like has protein sequence MSSRSSRCVSTNSRGLSGRLPPSSEGVPETSEREAEEEDGEIVHFSHPEHRLARFDFPYLFLCMGCKEYGAGKRFMCQACGFQLHEFCALAPPSLHDHPFHPKHPHLLFFAKPAGGFLRCKCDICGKSVKGFSFRCASCGFDMHPCCAAMARRMELPAAHEHPLELAAQDGAETSLVCQVCRRATTARRSGGSAGHTVYRCLPCGYCLHARCAKDMVNGLYEHGIVPPERRSAIAAAARVTVNALFGVLGGLIEGIGEGIGEALVENIGRSRRSFR, from the exons atgagcagcaggagcagcaggtgCGTGTCCACGAACTCGAGAGGGCTTAGCGGCAGGCTGCCACCGTCGTCCGAAGGTGTCCCGGAGACGAGCGAgcgcgaggcggaggaggaggacggcgagaTCGTGCACTTCAGCCACCCGGAGCACCGGCTGGCCCGGTTCGACTTCCCCTACCTGTTCCTGTGCATGGGGTGCAAGGAGTACGGCGCCGGGAAGCGCTTCATGTGCCAGGCCTGCGGCTTCCAGCTCCACGAGTTCTGCGcgctggcgccgccgtcgctccacgaccacccgttccaccccaagCACCCGCACCTCCTCTTCTTCGCCAAGCCAGCAG GTGGGTTCCTCCGGTGCAAGTGCGACATCTGCGGCAAGTCGGTGAAGGGCTTCTCGTTCCGGTGCGCGTCGTGCGGGTTCGACATGCACCCGTGctgcgcggccatggcgcggcggatGGAGCTCCCGGCGGCGCACGAGCACCCGCTGGAGCTGGCGGCGCAGGACGGCGCGGAGACGAGCCTCGTGTGCCAGGTGTGCAGgcgggcgacgacggcgaggcggtccGGCGGGTCGGCGGGGCACACCGTGTACCGGTGCCTGCCGTGCGGGTACTGCCTCCACGCCCGGTGCGCCAAGGACATGGTGAACGGGCTGTACGAGCACGGCATCGTGCCGCCGGAGAGGCGGAGCgcgatcgccgccgcggccagggTCACCGTGAACGCGCTGTTCGGGGTACTCGGCGGCCTCATCGAGGGGATCGGGGAGGGGATCGGCGAGGCCTTGGTCGAGAACAtcgggaggagcaggaggagcttCAGATGA
- the LOC120661102 gene encoding uncharacterized protein LOC120661102: protein MTAEGTACNGAGEAPRAEFPQGKAVLAPSEEKAAAEREGEDVGGPFVIVNGGDSDGHSDRGSDLGRAPDEDSPSEDDDVPASNAAPDAPAGGDHGAAGGEASASGAALIASSADGADRAADRAEGGTDEGRGEPSSDFVTQVPRQEAAGEDHGGAAASASSGSDPAVTGADSEAPAVDSEVEGKEETVDISAATDVAESVVHEVASKEQDGEDAAAESCGHDDAQTSSKSGSAIVESEVNGENSKEEQSPADAAEPVVQGTGGHIALVENEHLCADMRADSFEAAIESESQEDAAVESLGHDGAPLPAESCSAAMESEANGEDSKEEQNAADVVVPVDEGTDDACALMANGHVCADMRSDSFEASTEPESHANESKPEQNATEIAESAEGSAVCEDGTDTSQTNGHICVALSSDSCIVASESEVRAIEKEGQETNQQVEGAQPTKDEVLEGLLEAADRNCEGSVEELIEEEVNADGHSNAEGGADASRESENVDKQVQGEATCGILQLEEKLSSNEGVELPVGKATNEAVHDMCELEEVIENKSQETVQGEVKDGVSICTLHSLKLEELDPSVKSSLEHNIQAEVATIDESDLRAEYLVEVETAAREVEEIEVKDEADLAPFLSQQNCESSTETVEHEKIEAATSGQPNVIENDVAEVEPKKEHEREVVDAVPLQEALTFHNEQSSIDLVGSDSINHSSPVTELESCDLVHTEECRSREISETAVDKLVSGVSLEHETMVGHEAEMTPEENGSQEEPSDAAIDHGEPAELRGELEVDDAQLGSTTGYDSIASDTAGSISEKDELSETVGGSKSQENQSEIFNTSTTSDERSATIGNEVPSPINEEDETCNGTCPENVNVSIKCSEEVETKCLEALEPSSTDTAVLDKDNDQHAPSGLHGDHAQFIGPQWVYMMKIPRFASEDIWAKLQAAQAHLDRLTQERDAINCLKQNQKAVCDEYRGKLEAARREEREARAAHGVKKNDLNSVRSVIGKLHQAKSIEEIDELIVMKERTMQHETISLTAEKKLLKEINDLKAQRKQLSSNMGSKAELSEAFDQKDHIHERHKALKKDSDVLFTNLKSLEENTRKILKSFEDERIELRKLNEEFQAANELRQKAYSEWSELKAEPHNKNQYFFRYREDRKAAEVYKTSGDIYGLQSYCNEQIERVMKMWNENEDFRKQYVEANKFSTLRRLGTLEGRRLGPDEDPPVIPTRRPMNASSLTASRPDVPTLTSIPPPVLAAPAPVSAKDSFPVLPSPQNSKRAKSKASGSSAQNENNAVSTSEAEDIKQTEKEKARLIEEQLELARKAEELARKEEELRKERAAAEKERLRLEQKAKAKEAEERKRRKAEKEKERAEFKARKEAEEREKKKAKKDKKKGTTPADSSAIGDSNAAAMATADTDSNASDNPREVEAPQATAPKRLSRPAAAIKQLNRVQPMPAPLRNRGRRKMRQYLLIAMAVLSVLALFVAGNYIPKLKSLHQ from the exons ATGACGGCCGAGGGGACGGCGTGcaacggcgccggcgaggcgcccAGGGCGGAATTCCCGCAGGGGAAGGCGGTGCTCGCGCCGTCGGAGGAGAAGGCGGCCGCGGAGCGCGAGGGCGAGGACGTCGGCGGGCCGTTCGTGATCGTGAACGGCGGCGACTCCGACGGCCACTCCGACCGCGGCTCAGATCTGGGCAGGGCGCCCGACGAGGACTCGCCctccgaggacgacgacgtGCCCGCCTCCAATGCGGCTCCGGACGCACCCGCCGGCGGGGATCacggggccgccggcggggaagcGAGCGCTTCGGGTGCAGCGCTGATTGCTTCGTCGGCTGACGGGGCTGATCGTGCTGCCGACAGGGCCGAGGGTGGCACGGATGAAGGCAGAGGTGAGCCGAGTTCAGATTTTGTTACTCAAGTGCCGCGGCAGGAGGCTGCCGGGGAAGATCATGGCGGGGCAGCCGCCTCGGCGTCCAGTGGGAGCGACCCTGCCGTCACTGGTGCTGATTCTGAGGCGCCTGCTGTGGATTCCGAGGTTGAAGGCAAGGAGGAAACAGTGGATATAAGTGCTGCTACAGATGTCGCTGAATCAGTGGTGCACGAGGTAGCTAGCAAAGAGCAGGATGGAGAGGATGCTGCTGCAGAGTCCTGTGGGCACGATGATGCACAAACATCTTCCAAATCTGGTTCTGCTATTGTGGAATCCGAGGTTAATGGAGAGAATAGCAAAGAAGAACAGAGTCCTGCTGATGCTGCCGAGCCAGTAGTGCAGGGTACAGGTGGACATATTGCTTTGGTGGAAAATGAGCATCTTTGTGCCGACATGAGGGCTGATTCGTTTGAAGCTGCAATTGAGTCTGAGAGTCAAGAGGATGCTGCTGTGGAATCACTTGGGCATGATGGAGCCCCACTGCCTGCCGAGTCCTGTTCCGCTGCAATGGAGTCGGAGGCCAATGGGGAGGATAGCAAAGAAGAACAGAACGCTGCTGATGTTGTTGTGCCGGTGGATGAGGGTACAGATGATGCATGTGCTTTGATGGCTAATGGGCATGTTTGTGCTGACATGAGGTCTGATTCATTTGAAGCTTCAACTGAGCCTGAGAGTCATGCTAATGAGAGCAAACCAGAACAGAATGCCACTGAAATTGCAGAATCAGCAGAGGGGAGTGCTGTCTGTGAGGATGGCACGGACACATCGCAGACCAATGGTCATATTTGTGTTGCATTAAGTTCTGACTCTTGTATAGTTGCTTCTGAGTCCGAGGTTCGTGCCATTGAGAAGGAAGGGCAAGAAACTAATCAGCAAGTGGAGGGAGCTCAACCAACTAAGGATGAAGTATTGGAAGGACTGCTAGAAGCAGCTGACAGAAACTGTGAAGGTAGTGTTGAGGAACTCATAGAAGAGGAAGTCAATGCAGATGGACATAGCAATGCAGAAGGTGGTGCTGATGCGTCTAGGGAGTCGGAAAACGTGGACAAGCAGGTACAAGGTGAAGCCACATGTGGTATTCTTCAATTAGAAGAGAAACTGTCCTCTAATGAGGGAGTAGAGCTTCCTGTGGGGAAAGCAACAAATGAAGCTGTCCACGATATGTGTGAGCTGGAGGAAGTAATTGAGAATAAAAGCCAAGAGACCGTGCAGGGTGAGGTCAAGGATGGGGTTTCTATTTGCACACTTCATTCTTTGAAACTAGAAGAATTAGATCCTTCTGTTAAATCAAGCCTGGAACATAATATCCAGGCAGAAGTTGCTACTATTGATGAGTCAGATTTGAGAGCTGAATATTTGGTGGAAGTGGAAACAGCAGCTCGTGAAGTTGAGGAAATTGAGGTCAAAGATGAGGCAGATCTAGCTCCTTTCTTATCTCAGCAGAATTGTGAATCTTCAACAGAAACTGTAGAGCATGAGAAGATTGAAGCAGCAACTTCTGGGCAGCCTAATGTAATTGAGAATGATGTAGCAGAAGTAGAACCAAAGAAAGAGCATGAGAGGGAGGTTGTTGATGCTGTTCCATTGCAGGAAGCCTTGACTTTTCACAATGAGCAAAGTTCCATTGATTTGGTTGGCAGTGATAGCATCAATCATTCTAGCCCGGTAACTGAGCTGGAATCTTGTGACCTTGTGCACACTGAAGAGTGCAGATCCAGAGAAATATCGGAGACCGCTGTTGACAAACTTGTATCTGGTGTTTCTTTGGAACATGAAACTATGGTGGGCCATGAAGCTGAAATGACTCCCGAAGAAAATGGATCTCAAGAAGAACCTAGTGATGCTGCTATTGATCATGGTGAACCTGCCGAATTGAGAGGTGAACTTGAGGTTGATGATGCTCAACTTGGTTCAACTACAGGGTATGATTCTATTGCGTCTGATACAGCTGGAAGTATTTCCGAAAAGGACGAATTGAGTGAGACTGTCGGAGGTAGCAAATCACAGGAAAACCAGTCGGAAATTTTTAACACATCTACTACGTCTGATGAGCGTTCTGCCACAATTGGAAATGAAGTCCCCTCACCAATTAACGAGGAAGATGAGACATGCAATGGTACCTGTCCTGAAAATGTAAATGTGTCTATTAAATGTTCTGAAGAGGTCGAAACCAAATGCTTGGAAG CATTAGAGCCTTCATCTACCGACACGGCTGTTCTAGATAAGGACAATGACCAACATGCTCCTAGTGGGCTGCATGGAGATCATGCACAGTTCATTGGGCCACAGTGGGTCTACATGATGAAAATCCCAAGATTTGCGAGTGAAGATATCTGGGCTAAGCTGCAAGCTGCACAGGCCCACTTAGATCGACTTACCCAGGAGAGAGATGCAATTAATTGTCTTAAGCAAAATCAAAAG GCTGTATGTGATGAATACAGGGGGAAGCTAGAGGCAGCACGGCGAGAAGAGAGGGAAGCTAGGGCTGCACATGGGGTTAAGAAGAATGATTTAAATAGTGTACGCTCAGTGATAGGGAAATTGCACCAAGCAAAGTCCATAGAAGAAATTGATGAGCTG ATTGTGATGAAAGAGAGGACTATGCAACATGAGACCATTTCTTTGACCGCAGAAAAGAAATTACTTAAAGAGATTAATGACCTAAAAGCCCAACGAAAGCAGTTGTCCTCCAATATGGGCTCAAAGGCTGAACTCAGTGAGGCATTCGACCAAAAAGATCATATTCATGAACGGCACAAG GCACTAAAAAAGGATTCAGATGTCTTATTCACCAACCTGAAATCACTAGAGGAGAACACAAGAAAGATTCTTAAATCCTTTGAAGATGAGAGAATAGAATTGAGGAAATTAAATGAGGAATTCCAAGCAGCTAATGAATTACGTCAAAAGGCCTACAGTGAGTGGTCTGAGCTTAAAGCGGAGCCCCATAATAAG AATCAGTACTTTTTCAGGTACAGGGAAGACCGGAAGGCAGCAGAGGTTTACAAAACTTCTGGTGATATATATGGACTTCAGTCATACTGTAATGAACAG aTTGAGAGAGTTATGAAAATGTGGAATGAAAATGAGGACTTCCGCAAGCAGTATGTTGAAGCAAACAAGTTTAGCACACTAAGGAGATTAGGGACCCTTGAGGGCCGAAGACTTGGACCTGATGAAGATCCTCCAGTCATTCCAACCAGGAGACCAATGAATGCATCTTCATTAACTGCCTCAAGACCAGACGTGCCCACTTTAACTTCAATACCACCACCTGTATTGGCTGCTCCAGCTCCAGTCTCGGCTAAAGACTCCTTTCCTGTTTTGCCATCCCCCCAGAACAGTAAGCGCGCCAAATCAAAAGCATCTGGTAGCTCCGCGCAGAATGAGAACAATGCTGTTTCGACATCTGAGGCAGAAGATATTAAACAAACTGAAAAGGAAAAGGCTCGTCTAATAGAGGAACAATTGGAGTTAGCTAGGAAGGCAGAGGAGTTGGCCCGTAAGGAGGAGGAATTAAGAAAAGAGAGGGCCGCAGCTGAAAAGGAGCGGCTCCGGTTGGAGCAGAAGGCAAAGGCTAAGGAGGCCGAGGAGCGGAAGAGGCGTAAAgcagagaaggagaaggaaagAGCTGAATTCAAAGCACGGAAGGAAGctgaggagagggagaag AAGAAAGCCAAGAAAGATAAGAAGAAAGGCACAACGCCAGCAGACTCCAGTGCTATTGGCGACAGCAATGCTGCAGCGATGGCTACAGCGGATACTGACAGCAATGCTTCAGACAACCCAAGGGAAGTTGAGGCTCCTCAAGCAACAGCCCCCAAGAGGCTATCTAGACCAGCAGCTGCCATCAAGCAGCTGAACAGGGTGCAGCCCATGCCAGCGCCCCTGCGTAACAGGGGCAGGAGGAAAATGCGGCAGTACCTCCTTATCGCAATGGCAGTGCTATCGGTTCTCGCGTTGTTTGTGGCTGGCAACTACATTCCCAAGTTGAAGTCGCTTCACCAGTAA